In Metarhizium brunneum chromosome 3, complete sequence, a genomic segment contains:
- the SNF4 gene encoding 5'-AMP-activated protein kinase subunit gamma: protein MDERDAAAAPPSVQPAADPTQTNVEAQIASREQVTGAMSGLAPGLGSGPSAEEPPPSAQPPTAARAQAQASNPATRSITTAPVPGRAPATATAPRSAPAPVAAPSHGHGHGHEQPALRVPRFVAPSSYLRFKTSHGSAMAAAASEPTSNPSTLSPPSPLDKEQRQGLKAIRDFLKVRTSYDVLPLSFRLIVLDTDLLIKKTLNILIQNTIVSAPLWDSQRGRFAGILTATDYINVIQYYCQFPDEMSKLDQFRLSSLRGETILHQATVEKAVGPAVCMLRQVGLDIEKAIGATPIETVSVHPSRPLYEACRRMLKTRARRIPLVDIDDETGRETVISVITQYRILKFIAVNNEHNTVMLKKTVREIGLGTYSNLATMHMDNTVLDAIHLMVDRNISCIPIVDSENRVLNAFEAVDVIPCIRGGAYEELDGSIGEALCKRPDDSPGIYTCGEGDRLDSLFDTIRKSRVHRLIVIDDDNKLKGVISLSDILKYVLIQGEEDSPQS from the exons ATGGACGAAAGAGATGCCGCAGCGGCGCCCCCCAGCGTCCAACCTGCCGCCGACCCCACGCAGACCAATGTCGAAGCCCAGATTGCGTCCCGTGAGCAGGTCACTGGCGCCATGTCTGGGCTGGCACCGGGACTTGGGTCTGGACCATCCGCTGAGGAACCACCTCCATCAGCACAACCACCAACGGCAGCCagagcacaagcacaagcatCAAATCCTGCGACTCGGTCAATTACTACGGCGCCGGTTCCTGGACGAGCTCCCGCTACCGCAACAGCTCCCCGTTCAGCTCCCGCTCCCGTTGCCGCTCCCAgtcacggccacggccacggccacgagcAACCCGCCCTCCGTGTGCCTCGATTTGTCGCTCCCTCGTCCTATCTCCGTTTCAAGACCTCGCACGGCagcgccatggcagcagctgCATCTGAGCCGACCTCGAACCCGAGCACActgagcccgccgagcccgCTTGACAAGGAACAACGTCAAGGACTG AAAGCGATTCGGGATTTTCTCAAGGTTCGCACTAGCTACGATGTCCTGCCGCTATCCTTCCGTCTCATTGTCTTGGACACCGACCTCCTCATCAAGAAGACGCTTAATATCTTAATACAAAATA CAATCGTTTCTGCGCCGCTATGGGACTCACAGAGAGGACGTTTTGCCGGCATACTGACGGCCACGGATTATATCAACGTCATTCAATATTACTGCCAATTTCCAGACGAGATGAGCAAGCTTGACCAGTTTCGGTTGAGTAGTCTGCGAGGTGAGACTATTTTGCATCAAGCAACAGTGGAAAAAGCCGTCGGACCCGCCGTATGCATGCTAAGACAGGTTGGCTTAGATATCGAAAAGGCAATAGGTGCCACTCCCATCGAAACGGTATCTGTGCATCCATCTCGACCGCTTTACGAGGCGTGCCGACGCATGCTTAAGACTCGTGCGCGACGTATTCCCCTTGTGGATATAGACGACGAGACAGGCAGAGAGACGGTCATATCCGTTATTACTCAATATCGTATCCTCAAGTTCATCGCTGTCAACAACGAACACAACACTGTAATGCTCAAAAAGACGGTTCGAGAGATTGGCCTGGGCACCTATTCCAACCTGGCCACCATGCACATGGATAATACGGTTCTGGATGCCATCCACCTGATGGTCGATAGAAACATTAGCTGTATCCCGATTGTGGACTCTGAAAACCGGGTCCTGAATGCCTTTGAGGCGGTCGACGTCATTCCCTGCATTAGAGGGGGTGCATACGAGGAACTGGATGGATCGATCGGGGAGGCACTGTGCAAACGGCCAGACGACAGCCCAGGTATCTACACATGCGGGGAGGGGGATCGACTGGATTCATTGTTTGACACGATCCGAAAGAGCCGAGTACACAGACTGATTGttatcgacgacgacaacaaacTGAAGGGTGTCATTTCACTATCTGATATCCTCAAATACGTGCTCATCCAAGGGGAAGAGGACTCGCCTCAAAGCTAG
- the ssb3 gene encoding Replication factor A protein 3 translates to MAELSSPRITAPYLDSFVGRLVTIVGKVTQLRGDQATIDSDGIVTVVLNRDAHLTNGNAVQLIGKVNPDLSIKVLSSLDAGTDIDFGLYNAVVQATHRHKAIFISEN, encoded by the exons ATGGCAGAACTCTCCTCTCCGCGCATCACAGCTCCGTATTTGGACAGCTTTGTTGGCCGGCTCGTCACCATTGTAGGCAAGGTCACGCAGCTTCGTGGTGACCAAGCCACCATCGATTCTGATGGAATCGTAACCGTGGTGCTTAATCGG GATGCTCACCTAACCAACGGCAACGCCGTTCAACTCATTGGGAAAGTGAATCCCGACTTGTCTATCAAAGTGCTCAGCTCTCTAGATGCTGGCACCGACATTG ACTTTGGGCTGTACAATGCAGTGGTCCAAGCCACACATCGGCACAAGGCAATATTTATTTCTGAGAACTAA
- the Atf2 gene encoding Cyclic AMP-dependent transcription factor ATF-2, giving the protein MSTAELLIGQMAGENEIDPVLFRPDQHSLSQFPQAGIHGDGTPDALFYPLSGLSGEHKGYQLERSDGSLYSFDTSILFPPTELNPAASTSASSSNFVSQTPASSVLSAEDGSDKPKKTPPPKRKKSCTIIKSTKKKTPTETPAKAVPKTRTQPRRGATKTSNNTIEVQTEENKPKHRRQRSLEKNRVAASKCRKRKKQWTENLEQKKSGLESVHAELQSEYMELLQETSELKNFLISHASCQDPNIDIWIKNEASKYVRNLDNASLVNSIHSLPSQDGDAFTSRHASIPSAMGGLSRESTDRETEELNSGETEDEEGAFEGDLED; this is encoded by the exons ATGTCGACGGCCGAGCTTTTGATTGGACAGATGGCGGGGGAAAACGAGATTGACCCAGTCTTGTTTCGTCCAGACCAGCACTCCCTCTCCCAGTTTCCTCAGGCTGGCATCCACGGCGATGGGACACCGGATGCCCTGTTCTATCCGTTGTCCGGCCTGTCGGGAGAACACAAGGGGTATCAACTCGAGAGGTCAGACGGGAGTCTGTATTCATTTGACACAAGCATTCTGTTCCCCCCGACCGAATTGAATCCGGCGGCCTCTACGTCTGCTAGTTCGTCCAACTTTGTCAGCCAGACGCCGGCTTCGAGCGTGCTGTCCGCAGAGGATGGATCCGACAAGCCGAAGAAGACGCCCCCGCCTAAACGAAAAAAGAGTTGCACGATAATAAAGTCAACCAAAAAGAAGACGCCGACGGAAACACCGGCCAAGGCGGTGCCGAAGACCCGGACACAGCCAAGGCGCGGAGCAACCAAGACCTCCAACAATACAATCGAGGTGCAGACGGAGGAGAATAAGCCGAagcatcgtcgccaacgGTCCCTAGAAAAAAACCGGGTTGCCGCTTCAAAATGTCGAAAACGCAAGAAGCAGTGGACTGAAAACCTAGAACAGAAGAAATCGGGGCTGGAATCCGTCCACGCCGAGCTCCAGTCGGAATACATGGAACTTCTGCAAGAGACGTCTGAGCTGAAGAACTTTTTGATAAGCCATGCGAGCTGCCAAGACCCCAATATTGATATTTGGATAAAGAACGAGGCCTCGAAATATGTTCGCAACCTTGACAATGCAAGTCTCGTCAACTCGATCCATTCGTTGCCGAGCCAAGATG GGGATGCCTTTACTTCACGACATGCATCGATCCCCAGCGCGATGGGCGGGCTCTCCCGAGAATCAACGGATCGCGAAACCGAGGAACTGAACAGCGGCGAaaccgaggacgaggaaggtGCCTTTGAAGGGGACTTGGAGGACTGA
- the hmp_2 gene encoding Flavohemoprotein has translation MLVQRAIRRPGVSWQTCKPLALGPMPRRTLTSEQMKIVQSTIPALEQHGMAITSLLHRRLLDFHPELKNVFNTTHQVTGEQPAALAHAVWVYASNIDNPAALQTTLSRIGHKHASLGITPEQYPILGEGLLAAIKTVLGAAADDQVLDAWGAAYEKLAEYCIRFEGELYRQAAATPGGWKGWRKFFVSDRTQESDAAIMSFHLTPVDGGALPAHKPGQFVTVRRFVPELASYQPRQYGVSGAPDGKSLRISVTGAAASDARPAGRAAGVLHEDLPAGAELDVSMPLGGLVLDVNAATPAMAMLKTLVDQASWRSVVFVHAARGGRGHAMKAALSEIVANNPQVRRAVFYQEVTDRDQQGFDYDFAGGLELSKIKDVVLLPGADFYICGPLPFIKAQSKALMLMGVDEGHVHMELFGSPSE, from the coding sequence ATGCTCGTCCAGCGTGCCATCCGCCGCCCCGGTGTCTCGTGGCAAACATGTAAACCGCTGGCCCTCGGGCCCATGCCCCGGAGGACCCTCACATCAGAACAAATGAAAATCGTCCAGTCGACGATCCCTGCGCTGGAGCAGCACGGGATGGCCATCACGAGCCTCCTGCACAGGCGGCTCCTCGACTTTCACCCCGAGCTGAAAAATGTCTTCAACACGACGCACCAAGTCACCGGCGAGCAGCCCGCGGCGCTCGCCCACGCCGTGTGGGTGTACGcatccaacattgacaaTCCCGCCGCCCTCCAAACGACCCTGTCCCGCATCGGCCACAAGCACGCCAGCCTAGGCATCACCCCGGAGCAGTACCCCATCCTTGGCGAGGGCCTCTTGGCGGCCATCAAGACGGtgctgggcgccgccgccgacgaccaAGTCCTGGATGCCTGGGGAGCCGCGTACGAGAAGCTCGCCGAGTACTGTATCCGGTTCGAGGGCGAGCTGTACCGCCAGGCGGCCGCGACCCCCGGGGGCTGGAAGGGGTGGCGCAAGTTCTTCGTCTCGGACAGGACGCAAGAGAGCGAcgcggccatcatgtccTTCCACCTGACGCCGGTCGACGGGGGCGCCCTGCCGGCGCACAAGCCCGGGCAGTTTGTCACGGTGCGGCGCTTCGTCCCGGAGCTGGCGTCGTACCAGCCGCGGCAGTACGGCGTGTCCGGCGCGCCCGACGGAAAGTCGCTCCGCATCTCGGTCACCggggccgccgcctccgacgCCCGTCCGGCCGGGCGCGCGGCCGGCGTGCTCCATGAGGATCTGCCGGCAGGCGCGGAGCTCGACGTCAGCATGCCCCTCGGCGGCCTGGTGCTCGACGTCAACGCCGCGacgcccgccatggccatgctcaAGACGCTCGTGGACCAggcgagctggaggagcgTCGTCTTTGTGCATGCCGCGCGCGGTGGCCGCGGGCACGCCATGAAGGCCGCCTTGTCCGAGATTGTCGCCAACAATCCCCAGGTCCGCCGGGCCGTCTTCTACCAAGAGGTGACGGACCGGGACCAGCAGGGCTTCGACTACGACTTTGCGGGAGGGCTTGAGCTGAGTAAAATCAAGGACGTGGTGCTCCTGCCCGGCGCCGACTTCTACATCTGCGGCCCGCTACCGTTCATAAAGGCGCAGAGCAAGGCTTTGATGTTGATGGGCGTGGACGAGGGGCATGTTCACATGGAGCTGTTTGGCTCGCCTTCTGAATGA